One Cricetulus griseus strain 17A/GY chromosome 5, alternate assembly CriGri-PICRH-1.0, whole genome shotgun sequence genomic window carries:
- the Tcl1a gene encoding T-cell leukemia/lymphoma protein 1A yields MAEQPVYRPETPQDPQRLWIWERHVYLDENKRSWLPIVLKTDEKFQVILRQQDVPLGLAMIPEQLEAYELPLMWQLYPGKKYRGSDSMLWQILYHIKFRGVEDMLLELMESEEYP; encoded by the exons ATGGCTGAACAGCCGGTGTACAGACCAGAGACACCCCAAGACCCCCAACGCCTGTGGATCTGGGAGAGGCACGTGTACTTGGATGAGAATAAACGAAGCTGGCTGCCCATAGTCCTCAAG ACTGATGAAAAATTCCAGGTGATCTTGCGCCAGCAAGACGTCCCCTTGGGGCTTGCTATGATCCCTGAACAGCTGGAGGCATACGAGCTGCCTTTAATGTGGCAACTATACCCAGGGAAAAAGTACAGAGGCAGTGACTCCATGCTCTGGCAGATACTGTACCACATCAAG TTCAGAGGCGTAGAAGACATGCTACTTGAACTGATGGAGTCTGAAGAATATCCATGA